AGCTGCATGACTCCCGACACGATGAAGAACACCCCAGAGATGATCATGACTTTAGCTTTGGACGCCTCGTCCTCGATGCAGTTGGTGCACTTGGCCCCGGCGATGGCGATGAGCACAGCCAGGATGGCCAGGAGGATGGAGATGACCGTGAGGGCCCTGGCGGCCTGGAGGTCCTGGGAGAGGGCCAGCATGGAGTCGTAGACCTTACACTGCATCTGGCCTGTGCTCTGGACCACACAGGTCATCCACAGGCCCTCCCAGATGATCTGAGCTGTGACGATGTTGCTGCCGATGAAGGCCGTTACTCGCCACATGGGCAGGGTGCAGGACACGATGGCAATGATCCATCCCAAGACACATAGAGCAATCCCCACTAACTCCAACCCTGCAGACATGGTGGTAATTCTGATGTTGCTGGAGCTCCTTCTGTGTTCCGTTCAGTGCTCCGTGTTCCGTCACACCTGAGATACCTGAGAGGATCTGACAGAGGATctgtgagaaagaaagagaccaGCCAGAGACACCAACACAAATGTACTTAATTTAGCCCCTAGCACCTGTgagtgtgtgatgtgtgatgttCTGGTGCTGCCGGGAAGACAAGTATCCTTTATATCCCAGATCAGCTGAAGGGAGGAGCCCTGGAAGGTCAAAAtaaatgcttctctgtgacatcacagggtaggattaaactttttttttaaatagtgattttcaaaacctgcaaggAGTTACTAGTCAGAGGGAGGGTATTATCTTGCTCTCCACGTCACCGCAaatctcatagtgtttgaaaattCCTGTTTGTAAAATCTTTTAACTTTTGTTATCGGGTAGAACTTTTAaactttatatttacattttttttttacctaaGAAATGTGCCGTTTTTACATTTGTGCTGGACaatgaaaatgaggttgaaaagtggtgtaATTGCCCTTTACTCATTAATAGATTAGCCCTAATCTTGTCTCCTCAGAGCAATCACTCTCTCAGCATTAGCTGAAGCAACTTGTAAAAGAAGAATGCCTGACCTCAGTTCCTCGGCAACAAGCTGTCTTGTTCACTCTATTTGATGTGGTCTAAcggtcatgtctgtctgtcactgacTCCAGTGCCCTTGAATTCCTTACAACCGGGAGGGTCTCCCCTAGTTATGCCCCAGAAACTGGGATAATAGACTTTCCCCCAACATTTCATGACCCAGTGTTGATAACTCACTCCGATCGCCATCTTGCTATGAAACGGACCCATTGTTTTGGGGGCCATTTTGGAATGGCTGAAAGTGGAGGGCTGACAAAGCAAGGCTTCTTGTTATCTAAGCCCAACATATATGGGAGtcagccagttagctagcagctaTGAAAGAGAATCCAACTCAACACATCATTACCATGGATACCCAAGGATCAGTGAAGGAAAAAGCCTGTTATTTCCTGATCTGGGCAGAATGAATGACACAGAGGCAGTTCTCTGATATAAGTTGAGAGTTAGCCTACCTCTTTGTTTGGCAGCAGATTCAAACATACTTTTCTTATAAACTGTATAGCTAGTAGCACAGGACTTAGTGGCACTTCCCATGTAGCAAAGCACTAAATAATGTTAATGAAATGTACTGTATAAAGTAACATATAGCAACCAGTTTTATTTTTCTGTCATCGTATAAAAATATGAAGTGAAAGTATTATGAAACAGTTTTTATTGTGAAATTGACACACATCAAACATCAAAATAGTTTGTATTTTCACACTTAACAAAAGCTGTTAAACTGTCAGAGTTTGGCACATTGTTATCCAACATATGCACAACATAAGCTTTTATTCATTCAGTCTATAGAATATAAAATGTAACAATGCAGATGGTTTCAATTAAACTCCTTTCAAATATTAAGATTACAATACAATATTTACAACACCTTTGTATGTTTTAAATAGGCATACAGTATGAAATAAAAGTACATCAAGTCCAGTTTGGTGTTGTTCCCCTTCAACAGAGCACCATCAAAAATGATCCAGTAAAAAGCAGTATTTTCTTAATGTCAAAACATATAACAAAATAGTTTTGGTAGAAATCACCACCATTTGATCTATTCTGAAATTCAAGGTTGGTATCAAATGTCCTTCATCCACTGAGCAGAAAGCAGAAAGCAGCTGCTGCCAGATACCCAGGTCAGTTCAAACATAGTCTCTTTTGTCATAGCCGCTGGGGGCCACAGACCTGGTCAGGGAGTACACCATCCGCGAGGGCGGCCCTGCATACCTCTTCTCAGGCTGTGGGGGGCAACTACAGCACAGGATGCACCCCCCAATGAGGAGAAAAGCCGCTGCAGCCCAGCCCAGGTAGAGAGCCCCTCCAATCTCCCTCTTCTGAGCCTCGGGAGTGATGGGACTATAGAACTCCATGATGATGCTGTTGGCTGACCAGGACACAGGGATCAGCTGGGTCAGGGATGCTACGATGAAGGCCACCCCCGCTGCGATCATCACCTGGGCCTTGGCCGTCTCGTCCTCCACACAGTTGGTACACTTAGCCCCCACCACGGCCACCAACACCCCCATGATGCCCACAACTATAGAGATGACTGTGAGGGCTCGGGCTGCCTGCAGGTCAGAGCTGAGGGCCAGCATGGAGTCATATACCTTACACTGCATCTGGCCCGTGCTTTGGACCACACAGCTCATCCAGATGCCCTCCCAGATGGTCTGAGCCGTGATGATGTTGACCCCGATGAAAGCGGACACCCTCCACATGGGCATGGCGCAGGACACGATGCTCAATATCCAACCCAGGACAGCCAGGATCATCCCCAGGATCTCTAGTCCCAATACagccattttgttgttttacctTCCTCTGTAAGCACTCTCTTCACTGTCTCAACTTCACGCACATAAGGGTTTCACTGTCTGGGTTCTGCTCTGGAATTCTCACCACCTGTATACTCAGAGCTATCTTTATAGCACTCCACCAACAGAAGGTAGAGTCTCATGGGGATTGGCTAAGGTGGTTTTCAaatgttttttcttttctttcttctcAATGACCCCCAGTAAAATCTTTGGCATGTGAACGGCTTGGCTGCACAGATTAATGATTGAACGGTTGGAACATGGTTGATCCCCCACTGTTTGGGCTGAGGGGGAAGGTCAAAAAATGGCCAAAGCAAAATAGTTAAAGGATAACGAACAGGTTAAGAATGGACGAGGTAATAATTACAAGTGGAGGAATTGGGAATAACATAAACTCGTGTTCGTTCAACAGATGCCTACCATTGTACAATTATGTTCAGGTCAAGATAAATATTTAGCTCTCTATGGAGTGTTTACCTCTGTGTCTTACTGCTAACCCTGAGAGAGAGCCTACTGTATACAAGCACTATTGGCTAGTTTCCAACCCATATACCCTGATGAAGGCTGAGTTGTGTTGTTtttaataataaatatatattttcaacgAACTTCCATCGACCTATAGAAAAGGCTGCTGAATATCGTTTCATCTGGTTTCCAACCCCAGCAGTAGGGCTCTTTCTTGGATCAGTTTCTTTCAAAATGACATGACCTGGGTCAGGAGCCAGTGATTGCTCTCTCTGGTACCAGATAACATTATTTTGGAGATGATGTTgcacaatgaatgaatgcaaaGCTGCATTTGCTCATTGTTTCCCACTGCCATGATTCAGGAAACAGACAAGCCTGAATTTCATAATAAATTCTATCTTGTTTCTGACTGCCATTGAAGATTTATGACAAAAAGTGAGAATCCGTTATCTTTTGTCTTTGTTTGGCAGACAGATTTAGAGATCAGACTTAGACAGGTTTCTATTTGGCTGTCAAATTTAGGAATAGAGATAGATGGTTTGTCTGATCAGTCCAGTGGACAAACATCCCCAGTGAGTGAGTTGGATAGTGGTCATTGTGGATGGGGAATTGATGTGATGAGTGGGTCAGTGTTATCAGACAGTGTCCTTGTCCACAAGGTCACTCTGCACCAAAGGGTTTCACCCTCATTTGAACTGTCTCAACTGTCTGCAGCACAGGAAGttccacacacagacactggactctGCACGGTTATAGATGGGTACTCATACTCCCCAGGTGAACAGATTGAGTAACACAATAAGGCTATTGGAGGCTATGCTTGTTTGTACGATGCTCAAACTTCCCTAGGCAGTACTTTAAGTCTATGCTATAAGACTGTCTTAAAAGTATTTTCTCCTTATCTTATTCTTAGACTAGAATGTAAATAAAGCCATTGTCTGATTTTTCATCAATGGGAGCATTGTGAAAGAAGCAAGTTCACCTTATGATTATAGTGTGGGTTACCTACTTCCCCTCCCTATCAAAATGGCTGCATTTTTTCGGGCTCAGTTTCACTCTCCCAAATGGAACAGGGGGCACAATGGAAGGTAGCAGAAGGCAACCTTCAGAATAAAAAAAGACATTGTTGTTGCTCACATTTGTATTGAAATCAAAAACCGTATTTGTGCGCGGTAGAGGGGCTGAGTTGTCTAGATTTCAGGTGATATGGACCTGCAGGCATTCCTGCCCTATATTTTGGTCTATTTCTTTAGATCCTGTGTCTTCGATGGGATGTCCTGTCTGTGTTCCGTTGGTAGCCTGACCTTAGTAAGCCAGTTTCATCCTCAAGCATAGGCAAGGTTACCCCTCCTCACACATAACATTCCTGTGGTGATATCATCTACGATAAGACCTTACTTTCAGACGGGAATGTCCCTGCTGTAAGCCAATTTAACAAAGAAAAATGAGTTGCTTATCAGTATGATGTATGCTATTGTATACAAACATTAGTTAGCACAGTACATGATGTACTCACATGATGATATCATACTGCTGTCTGATAATGCAAAATGCTGTAATTACCACGGGAAATAGTGAACTTATCTTCATTTTTGTATCATTATTTTCAGTCATGTACTAGAAGATTCGTAGTGGGCGTAACTTACTTAGGGTTAAATGGAaaagttattttaattttttttaa
This is a stretch of genomic DNA from Coregonus clupeaformis isolate EN_2021a unplaced genomic scaffold, ASM2061545v1 scaf0035, whole genome shotgun sequence. It encodes these proteins:
- the LOC121566107 gene encoding claudin-3, which produces MAVLGLEILGMILAVLGWILSIVSCAMPMWRVSAFIGVNIITAQTIWEGIWMSCVVQSTGQMQCKVYDSMLALSSDLQAARALTVISIVVGIMGVLVAVVGAKCTNCVEDETAKAQVMIAAGVAFIVASLTQLIPVSWSANSIIMEFYSPITPEAQKREIGGALYLGLELVGIALCVLGWIIAIVSCTLPMWRVTAFIGSNIVTAQIIWEGLWMTCVVQSTGQMQCKVYDSMLALSQDLQAARALTVISILLAILAVLIAIAGAKCTNCIEDEASKAKVMIISGVFFIVSGVMQLIPVSWSANTIIRDFYNPLLTDAQRRELGAALYIGWGASALMILGGSLLCCSCPPREKRYNPSRMAYSASRSAPGGPGFERKDYV